A genomic segment from Sphingopyxis sp. DBS4 encodes:
- a CDS encoding endonuclease domain-containing protein produces MPANNHAYKNARKLRRKMSLPEVLLWQILRKQPGYIKFRRQHPIGRYVLDFYVLDLKLGIEVDGKAHDMGNRLERDDLRDRWLESQGIRMLRIAAKDVLADPAAVTDSILRICTER; encoded by the coding sequence GTGCCGGCAAACAATCACGCCTATAAGAACGCCCGAAAGCTGCGCCGCAAAATGTCGCTGCCCGAAGTGCTGTTGTGGCAAATACTGAGAAAGCAACCCGGCTACATCAAATTCAGGCGCCAGCACCCGATCGGCCGATATGTGCTCGATTTCTACGTGCTGGACTTGAAGCTCGGGATCGAGGTCGATGGCAAAGCTCACGACATGGGCAATCGCCTGGAACGCGATGATCTGCGCGACCGATGGCTCGAATCGCAAGGAATAAGGATGCTGCGCATCGCCGCGAAAGATGTCCTCGCCGATCCAGCCGCAGTCACGGACAGCATCCTTCGCATTTGCACCGAGAGGTAA
- a CDS encoding DUF72 domain-containing protein — MSIHVGVGGWNYEPWRGTFYPPKHPQKRELEYAGQHLTGIEINGTYYGSQKPESFASWAAAVPDGFKFSVKASRFTTNRRVLADGAPSIEKFLTQGLTRLGDRLGPIHWQFMATKKFERDDFAGFLDLLPDTQDGLPLRHAIEVRHESFRDQAFIDLLRDRNMALVYADSDEFPCIDEQTANFSYARLQRSHEDVDTGYDSTALDHWASRARDWAKGDRDVYIFFIAGAKVRNPAAAQALIARL, encoded by the coding sequence ATGAGCATCCATGTCGGAGTCGGCGGTTGGAACTACGAGCCGTGGCGCGGAACCTTCTACCCGCCGAAGCATCCACAGAAGCGCGAGCTCGAATATGCCGGCCAGCATCTGACAGGCATCGAGATCAACGGCACTTATTATGGCAGCCAGAAGCCCGAGAGTTTCGCGAGTTGGGCGGCGGCAGTGCCTGACGGGTTCAAATTCAGCGTCAAGGCGTCGCGCTTCACGACGAACCGGCGGGTGCTCGCTGACGGCGCCCCCTCGATAGAGAAATTCCTCACGCAGGGGCTGACGCGGCTCGGCGACCGGCTCGGGCCGATCCACTGGCAGTTCATGGCGACGAAAAAATTCGAGCGCGACGATTTCGCGGGTTTCCTCGACCTGCTCCCCGACACGCAGGACGGCCTGCCGCTCCGCCACGCGATCGAGGTGCGGCACGAAAGTTTCCGCGATCAGGCCTTCATCGACCTGCTGCGCGACCGGAACATGGCGCTGGTCTATGCCGACAGCGACGAATTTCCGTGCATCGACGAGCAGACGGCGAACTTCAGCTATGCGCGGCTGCAGCGGTCGCACGAGGATGTCGACACCGGCTATGACAGCACCGCGCTCGACCATTGGGCGAGCCGTGCCCGCGACTGGGCGAAGGGAGACCGCGACGTCTATATCTTCTTCATCGCGGGAGCGAAGGTGCGTAATCCGGCTGCCGCGCAGGCGCTGATCGCGCGACTATGA
- the purL gene encoding phosphoribosylformylglycinamidine synthase subunit PurL, which translates to MTQTAAAPASVITPEIVADHGLSPEEYERVLAALGREPNLVELGIFSVMWSEHCSYKSSRLHLKKLPTEAPWVICGPGENAGVIDIGEGADGKKLAAIFKMESHNHPSYIEPYQGAATGVGGILRDVFTMGARPVANLNALRFGRPDHPKMKHLISGVVHGIGGYGNCVGVPTVGGEVNFHKAYDGNILVNAMTVGVAEQDRIFYSAASGVGNPIVYVGSKTGRDGIHGATMASADFGEDAEEKRPTVQVGDPFTEKLLIEACLELMASDAIVAIQDMGAAGLTSSSVEMASKGGVGLHLKMDDVPQRETGMTAYEMMLSESQERMLMVLKPGREDFAAAIFHKWELDFAVIGTVTDTGRMVLEHKGEIVCDIPLAPLADDAPLYDRPHVPTPKAAPLANVPETKDVAADLKTLMGTPDIASRRWIWEQYDSQVGADTVQTGGDAALVRIHGTNRALAMSTDCTPRYCYADPVEGGKQAVAETWRNITAVGATPLAITNCLNFANPQRPEIMGQITGCLDGMGQACRALDYPIVSGNVSLYNESKATGGGSAILPTPAIGGVGVIDDLSKAVGIGFKRTGDIVLAVGERMGHLGQSVWLREILGREEGPPPPVDLKAEKRTGDFIRHAINAGWITACHDVSDGGVAVTLAEMALKSDIGVLVSEEQPFGIAESFFGEDQGLYLVTVCDTCLADFLDAANRADVPVDPLGRTIKDRIVFELPDSDHQVTLAELRAAHEGFFPALMGADAALA; encoded by the coding sequence ATGACTCAGACAGCAGCCGCGCCCGCCTCCGTCATCACCCCCGAGATCGTCGCCGACCACGGCCTCTCGCCCGAGGAATATGAGCGCGTTCTCGCCGCGCTCGGGCGCGAGCCGAACCTCGTCGAGCTCGGCATCTTCTCGGTCATGTGGTCCGAGCATTGCAGCTATAAAAGCTCGCGCCTCCATCTGAAGAAACTGCCGACCGAGGCCCCCTGGGTGATCTGCGGCCCCGGCGAGAATGCCGGCGTCATCGACATCGGCGAAGGTGCGGACGGCAAGAAGCTCGCTGCCATCTTCAAGATGGAGAGCCACAATCACCCGTCGTACATCGAACCCTATCAGGGCGCGGCGACCGGGGTCGGCGGCATCCTTCGCGACGTGTTCACGATGGGCGCGCGTCCGGTCGCGAACCTCAACGCGCTGCGCTTCGGGCGTCCCGACCATCCGAAGATGAAGCACCTCATCTCAGGCGTCGTCCACGGCATCGGCGGCTACGGCAATTGCGTCGGCGTGCCGACGGTCGGCGGCGAGGTCAATTTCCACAAGGCCTATGACGGCAATATCCTCGTCAACGCGATGACCGTCGGCGTCGCCGAGCAGGACAGGATTTTCTATTCGGCCGCGAGCGGCGTCGGCAATCCGATCGTCTATGTCGGATCGAAAACCGGCCGCGACGGCATCCACGGCGCGACGATGGCGTCAGCCGACTTCGGCGAGGATGCCGAGGAAAAGCGCCCGACGGTGCAGGTCGGCGATCCCTTCACCGAAAAATTGCTGATCGAGGCGTGCCTCGAACTGATGGCGTCGGACGCGATCGTCGCGATCCAGGACATGGGCGCCGCGGGCCTGACCTCCTCGTCGGTCGAGATGGCATCGAAGGGCGGCGTCGGGCTGCACCTGAAGATGGACGATGTACCGCAGCGCGAGACCGGCATGACGGCGTACGAGATGATGCTGTCCGAATCGCAGGAACGCATGCTGATGGTCCTGAAGCCCGGCCGCGAGGATTTCGCCGCCGCGATCTTCCACAAATGGGAACTCGACTTCGCGGTCATCGGCACCGTCACCGACACCGGCCGCATGGTGCTGGAGCATAAGGGCGAGATCGTCTGCGACATCCCGCTCGCCCCGCTCGCCGATGATGCACCGCTCTACGACCGCCCACACGTCCCGACACCGAAGGCCGCGCCGCTGGCGAACGTGCCCGAAACCAAGGACGTCGCCGCCGACCTCAAGACGCTGATGGGCACCCCCGACATCGCCAGCCGCCGCTGGATCTGGGAGCAGTATGACAGCCAGGTCGGCGCCGACACGGTGCAGACCGGCGGCGACGCGGCGCTCGTCCGCATCCACGGCACCAACCGCGCGCTCGCGATGAGCACCGATTGCACCCCGCGCTATTGCTACGCCGACCCGGTTGAGGGCGGCAAGCAGGCGGTCGCCGAAACATGGCGCAACATCACCGCGGTCGGCGCGACCCCGCTCGCGATCACCAACTGCCTCAATTTCGCCAACCCGCAGCGGCCCGAGATCATGGGCCAGATCACCGGCTGCCTCGACGGCATGGGTCAGGCGTGCCGCGCGCTCGACTATCCGATCGTGTCGGGCAACGTCAGCCTCTACAATGAGTCCAAGGCGACGGGCGGTGGCAGCGCGATCCTGCCCACCCCCGCGATCGGCGGCGTCGGCGTGATTGACGACCTGTCGAAAGCGGTCGGCATCGGCTTCAAGCGCACCGGCGACATCGTGCTCGCGGTCGGCGAGCGCATGGGCCATCTCGGCCAGTCGGTGTGGCTGCGCGAGATCCTCGGCCGCGAGGAAGGCCCGCCGCCGCCCGTCGACCTGAAGGCCGAGAAGCGCACCGGCGACTTCATCCGCCACGCGATCAATGCGGGCTGGATCACCGCCTGTCACGACGTATCCGACGGCGGCGTCGCGGTGACGCTGGCCGAAATGGCGCTGAAGTCGGACATCGGCGTGCTGGTCAGCGAGGAACAGCCGTTCGGCATCGCCGAGAGCTTCTTCGGCGAGGATCAGGGGCTGTATCTGGTGACCGTGTGCGACACCTGCCTGGCCGATTTCCTCGACGCCGCGAACCGCGCCGACGTGCCGGTCGACCCGCTCGGCCGCACGATCAAGGACCGTATTGTCTTCGAGCTGCCCGACAGCGACCATCAGGTGACGCTGGCCGAGCTGCGCGCGGCGCATGAGGGGTTTTTCCCGGCGCTCATGGGGGCGGACGCGGCTTTGGCGTAA